GATCGGATCTCGCGAGGCGAAAGGGGCAAGAAATCCTTTTCCGACATGTTTTGTCCGTCCTTCCCTGCTGCGGACCTCCCATTATAGGCCAAGGCGCGTCAGCGAGGCAGGGAGTGGCTACGTTCGTGGTCGAGGAGCCACTGTTTGACGGAGAGACCTCCGCCGTAACCGACGAGGGAACCGTCGGAACCGATGACGCGGTGACAGGGGACGACGATGGCCAGAGGGTTATTGTGGTTCGCTCCCCCCACGGCCCTGACGGCCCTGGGCCTGCCGATGCGGCGGGCGATCTCGCCGTAGCTGGCCGTCGTCCCGTAGGGAATCTCGCAGAGGGCGGCCCAGACGAGGCGCTGGAAATCGGTCCCGTCGAGGGCGAAGGGAAGGTCGAAGACGCGGAGGCTTCCCGCGAAATACCCCCCCATCTGCTCCCTGGCCCGCTCCAGCAGGGGCGAGGGGCTGTCCCCGCCGGGGCTTTCTCCGGGTCTCAGGATGTGGATTTCGGAAAGCCCCTCATCGACGGCCTTGAGGCGGATGATGCCGACGGGACTGGACAGGTGAATCTGGCTCACGGGGAAACCTCCTTCCGAAAAGGCCTGTCAGGGACGCCGGCGCAGGACGAAGAAAGCGTAGCCCACCTCGTCGCCGTGGCGTCTCCAGAGATCGATCTCACGCCGCTCGGCGGCGATGGCCGTCTCCATGGCTTCGTCGCCCTCGTATTCCCCTTCGAGAAAATCCAGGCGCGCCTCAAGGGGAAGGTAGTAGTCGCACCAGTCCTCCCGGGGAAGGACGAAATGATCGAGCACATCGAAGCCGGCTCTCCGGGCGCGAAGGAGGGTCTCGTCGACGGTCGTCATCGTCGGGTATTCCTCTCCCCAGAATCGGCCGACCTCCGGAGAAGGGCTGTCGACGAGATAGACGGCGTCGGAGAGGGCCATGAAACCCCCTTCCCTCAGGAGAGGACGCCAGAGGGTCAGCCCCCTCTCGAAGCCGACGACGTAGACGGCCCCCTCGGACCAGATCAGATCGAAGCTCGCCTCGGGAAAGGGCATGGAGGCCATGTCGCCCTCGACGACGGTCAGTCTGTGGGAGAGCCCCGCCTCCAGGGCCTCCAGGACGAGGCGGTCCAGGTAGGGACGATGGATATCGAGGGCGAACAGAGGCCCTGCCAGGGCCTGAAGAAGCACTTTCGTCGCCGATCCCGGCCCGCAGCCGATGTCGAGGGTCCAGACCTCCCCCTCTAAAGAGGGCAGCGAGGCGAGAGCCCGTTCCGTCGAGGCCGTCGAGCCCGGCACCTCCCGCTCCAGCTCGCTGTGTATCAGAAGAAATTCCTTTTCGATGAGACTCGCCTCCCTCTTCCCGTGCTCGCGGCAAGAAAAAAAATGTTATGCTACTGTCCGTCAGCCATCCATTCCAGTCCCAGCGAAGGGAGCGACCTCCATTGGCACCAGACCGACGGCTCCCGCCGGCCAACATCCGCCTCGAAATCCTAACAGACCTCGTTCAGGGCGCCCAGCGGGGGCTCAGTCAGTTCGTCGCCTCCCTGGGCCACGAACTCTCCCTGGACAAGGCCTCCGTCCTGCTGTCGGACCAGATGCCCGAGGGGCGCATCGTCGCCATGCTGGGCTACGTGGGCCAGCTTCAGGGAGGCCTCTCGCTGGTCCTGAACGAGGAATCCTTCGAGGTCTTCTTCAAAGCCCTCTCGGGAGGGTTCATGGAGGCCGACCTGGACAACCCCATCGTCGTCAGCGCCGCAGGAGAGATGCTCAACATGATCGGCGGCAAGATGGCCATCGGGCTCTCCGAGAGAGGATACGCCATGGACCTGACGCCGCCTCAGGTCTTTCAGGGCGACACGATCCGCCAGGCCGCCCTTCCCACGAACCGCCGCTTCATCCTCCCCTACCGAATCGTCGGGACGGGCGGCAAGTTCTTTTTCACTATCATGGCCCTCCGTCAGGCCGACGATATCGAGAACCCTCCTCCATTGTAGACCAAGGGCGCGGAGGCGTCATCGGCTTGAGCCGCCCCGGCCGAGCCGTAAGAACGAGGGGGCCCGCTTTCGGCGCGGGCCCCCTCGTCGCATCACGCGTCGCGGTAGAGACGTCCTCAGCCGAGGCACCTCACGACGAGGGCCACGCCCTGGCCGCCCCCGATGCAGGCGCTGGCGATGCCCAGCTCGCCCTTCCTCCGCCTGAGCGCATAGAGAAGGGTCGTGACGATCTTGGCGCCTGAGGCCCCGATGGGATGGCCTAAAGCGATGGCGCCGCCGTGGACGTTGAGCCTCTCCCTGTCGAAGGGCATGACGCGATGACAGGCGATGACCTGAGCGGCGAAGGCCTCGTTGATTTCGATGAGATCCATGTCCTCCATGGCAAGGCCGGCCCTGGCCAGGGCTTTGGGCATTGCCAGCGTGGGACCGAGACCGAAGCGCTCGGCCTCGAGAGCCGCCGAGGCATAGCCGACGATCTCGGCCAGAGGCCTGAGGCCCTGCGACTGGGCCCAGTCTCCGTCGGCGATGACGAGGGCGCTGGCGGCATCGCAGAGGGCCGAACTGGAACCGGCCGTGATGGTACCCCCTTTTTTGAAGATCGCCGGGAGCTTGCTCAGGGCCTCTTCCGTCGTGTCGGCCCTGGGGATTTCGTCTCGGTCAAGGACGATATCGCCCTTTTTTCTGTCCCTGTAGGTCAGGGGAAAAATCTCCTCGTCGAAGAAGCCCTGATCCATGGCCCGTGCCGCTTTTCTGTGGCTGTCGAGGGCGAAGGCGTCCTGCTCCTCTCGCGTGATGGACAACTCCTCGACGAGGGCCTCCGTGGCCTCCCCCATCAGCTTGCCCGCCACGGGACAGAGGAAACCGTCTCGGTGAAGGACATCGAGGGCCTTTTTCTCGCCCATCCTGAACCCCCAACGGGCATCGGGGAGAAGGTAGGGGACGTTGGAGGCGCTCTCCATGCCGCCGACGACGACGGCCTTGGCGTCGCCGAGGCGAATCCTGTCGCTGCCCAGCATCATGGTGCGGATGCCCGACCCGCAGCGGATGTTGACGGTAAAGGCCGGAACGGACTGGGGCAATCCGCCCTTGTAAAGGGCTATGCGGGCCGGGTTGGCCCCCACTCCCGCCTGCCAGCCGTTGCCCAGGATCACCTCGTCGATGACCTCTCCCGTGAGACCGCTCCGACTGACGGCTTCGGCGACGGCAAATCCGCCGAGATCGGAGGCCTCGAAGCGGGACAGCCCTCCGCCGAACTTGCCTCCGGCCGTCCGACAGGCGCTGAGAATGACGACGCGAGCCATCTTCACTCCTCCTCCGTACCCTGCATCAAAGGCAGGGGATCGGCCACCGAGTAGTCGGCTTCGGTGACGGTTTTGAGCTCTTCGAGGGACACATCGGGGGCGATTTCGATGAGGGTCATCTCTCCCCTTGCGACGCGGAAGACGGCATATTCGGTGACGACGAGACTCACCACGCCTCGGGCCGTCAGGGGCAGAGCGCACTTCTTGAGGATCTTGGCCTCTCCCTTCTTCGTCGTATGCGTCGTGGCGATGATGACCTGGCGGGCCCCGGTGACGAGGTCCATGGCACCGCCCATGCCGGGAACCATCTTGCCCGGAACCATCCAGTTCGCCAGATCTCCCTCCTGGCTCACCTCGAGGGCCCCCAGGACGGTGGCGTCGACATGGCCGCCGCGGATGAGACCGAAACTGAGATCGCTGGCCACGAGGGCGCTTCCCGGAAGAAGGGTGAGATGACGTCCTCCGGCTCCGATGAAACGAAGGTCCGGTTTTTCCGGAGCGGGACCGGCGCCGACGACGCCGTTTTCCGTCTGAAAAATGACGCGGACCTCTTCCGGAATGTAGTCGGAGACGAGCGTCGGTATGCCGATTCCGAGATTGACGACGGCGCCGTCGCCGAATTCCTTGGCGATGCGACGGGCGATGCGGTTGCGGACGAGGTCTTCGTTAAGTTCTGGCAGCATAGTAGAGGTCCTCCTTCACCACGAGCGCGTCGATGAGGATCCCCGGCGTGACGACGTCGTTGGGATCGATCTCCCCCACCTCGACGACGGAATCGACTTCGGCGACGACGTAGTCGGCGGCCATGGCCATGGCCGGATTGAAGTTGCGGTTGGTGCCGAAGTAGGTCAGGTTCCCCCGGCGATCGGCCTTGTGGGCCCTCACGAAGGCCACATCGGCCCGAAGGGGAAGCTCGAGAATGTACTTGCGGCCCTCCACTTCGAGGACCTCCTTCCCCTCCTCGACGACGGTTCCCACCCCGGTGGGCGTCAGAAATCCCCCCAGCCCGAAGCCGGCAGCCCTTATGCGCTCGACGAAGGTTCCCTGAGGACAGAGTTCGAGCTCCATGAGACCGTCATGAAAGAGCTTTCCCGTCTTCTTGTTGAGCCCCACGTGGGAGGCGATGACCTTTTTGACCTGCCCTCGGGCGACGAGCCTGCCGTGGCCGACGTCCTCATAGGCCGTATCGTTCGAAATGAGAGTCAGATCGCCTGTTCCGGCCTCGACGAGGGCCTCCACAAGACTGTAGGGAATCCCTCCGTAGTTGAATCCGCCCACCATGACCCTCGAACCGGCCTTGACGGACCGTACGGCTTCGGCTGCGGAAAGAACGGGTTTGATCACCTTGCGGGACATAGAGGCACACCTCCTGATCTCATGGACCCTAGACGCTTGCGGGGAGACTTTTCCTGGGCGACCGGGCCTTCTGAAGGGCGAAAACGGCGGCGACGACGGCGACGGCGATGCCGTTGGCCACAAGCGACGGGTAGATGATGAGGAAGGGCACGGCCAGGAAGGCGAGCCTCTCGACGAGATTCAAGTCGGTGACGAAATATCCCTGAACGCCGGCCGAAAGGGCGATGATGGCGACGAGAGCCGTGGCGCAGCCCAGAACGATCATGACGGGATTGCCCTGGAGAAGCAGATAGGGGTTGTAGACGAACATGTAGGGAACGAGGAACCCGGCGACGGCCGTGACAAGGGCCGTGAAGCCCGTCTTGAGGGGGTTGGATTTGGATATGCCCGACGCGGCGTAGGTGGCAAGAGCCACCGGCGGCGTCACATCGGCCAGAACGCCGAAATAGAGGCAGAAAAGGTGGGCCGACATCATGGGGACGCCCATCTGGGCCAGGGCAGGAGCGGCCAGAGTGGACGTGATGATGTACTGGGCCGTCGTCGGAACGCCCATGCCGAGAATGATGGAGCCGACCATGGTCAGCATCAGGGCCAGAGGCAGCACGCCGCCGGAGAGACTGAGGACGAAGGAGGAGAAGGCCAGTCCGACGCCGGTGATGCCGATGACGCCGATGACGATGCCCGAACAGGCGCAGGCCGCGGCCACCTCGATGGCGCCGATGGCGCCGTTGATGAGGGCGTCGAGAACGCGCCGGGGCGTCATGCGGTACTCCTTCTTGCCCATCCAGGAGACGGCGACGAGGAGAACGATGGACCAGAAGACGGCCTTGACGGGAGAATAGCCCAGGGCCAGGAAAATGATGAGCGTCACGATGGGGAAGAGAAGGTGCCATCCCTCCCGAAGGATCAGCTTGGCCTTGGGAAGCTTCTCGGCATCGAGTTTGACCATGCGCTTCTTGCCGGCACGAAAGTGAACCATGGCCATGATGGAGATGAAGTAGAGCGTGGCCGGAATGGCGGCGGCGACGACGATCTCCCAATAGGCGATGCCGAGAAACTGGGCCATGATGAAGGCCGCCGCCCCCATGACGGGAGGCATGACCTGGCCGCCTGTCGAGGCGGCGGCGACGATGGCCCCGGCGAACTCGCTGCTGTAGCCCGACTGCTTCATGAGGGGGATGGTGAAAGCCCCCGTCGTCACGGCATTGGCACAGGAGCTGCCCGAGACGGTTCCCATCAGTCCGCTGGCGACGACGGCCGCCTTGCCGGGCCCTCCCTGGCTTCTGCCCGTGAGGGCCACGGCGAGGTCGATGAAGAACTGGCCCGCTCCTGAGGAGCTCAGGAAAGCGCCGAAGAGGACGAAGAGGAAGATGAACGAGGCCGAAACGCCCAGGGGAACGCCGAAAATACCGTCCGTCCGCAGATACTGAAAGGGTGCGATCTCCTCCAGGGGGAAGCCTCCGTGGGCGAGAAGGCCGGGGAAATAGGGGCCGTAAAGGGCATAGACCAGGGCGATGATGGCCATGATGGGCAGAGGCCATCCCATGGAGCGCCGGGCCCCCTCGAGGACGAGGAAGATCATGGCCAGCCCCATGTAGATGTCGGAGGCGATGGGCAGTCCCTCGCGGAAGGCGATGGCGTCCCAGTTGAGGACGATATTGAGGCAGCCGGCGGCCATGACGGCGGCACAGAGCCAGTCCCAGATGTCGATGCGGTCCTTGGGACGTCCCTGCGCCACGGGATAGAGAAGGAAAAGGAGAACGCCCATGAAAAGCCAGTGAATTCCGCGCTGATGCATGGCCGGAAGGAGGCCGAAGGCGGCCGTGTAGAGATGAAAGAGAGAGGCCGAAAGGGCCAGACCGGAGACGACATAGCCCTGCCACCCCTTGAGGGTCCGCCGCTTGCCTCCCTCGACATCCTCGACGGGAAGGGCGGCCTCCGGAGAAAGAAGGGGCTCGGTATTCTCGATGCGTACGCTGTCTGCCATCGTGGAAAAACCTCCCGATTCGATTTCGGCGATCATAAAAGAAATAGGGGGGAGAGAGCCTCTCCCCCCGACGGGATCGGAAGAGAGCTACTTCGTCTCGACTTCGAAGCCCTGCTCCTTGAAATACTTGGCGGCACCGGCCGTGAAGGGAATGATCCCCACGCTGGCCTCTTCGGGGACGAAGTGGGCGGCCTGCTGTGTCACCTTGACGAACTCCTCGCGGTGTTCGATGAGGGTCTTGACGAGGTCGTAGCCCAGCTTCTCGTCCATATCGGCGTTGACGGCCAGGAAGTTGCCGTCGGCGACGGTGAGGACATCCTCGGTCTGGCCGGGATAGGTCTCCTTGGGAATCCTGTAGGCGAAGAGGAAGGGATGGGCGGCCGTGACCTTGTCGACGAGATCCTGGGGCAAGGGCACGAGGACGACGTCGCGGACGGCCGAAACTTCGAGGACGGCCGAGCCCGGCGTGGCGAAGTTCCAGAAGACGGCGTCGACGTTGCCGTCCTTGAGGGCCATGACACCCTCGGGCTGGGTGAGCTGCTGCTTGTTGATGTCCTTGTCGGGATCGATGCCGGCGGCGGCGAGAATCATCTGCGTCAGGACCTGGTCGCCGCCTCCGGGGGCGCCGAGGGATATCTTCTTGCCCCGGATGTCCTCGAAGGAGGTGATGCCCGTCTTCGTCGTCGTCACGAGATGATGGGGAGCGGGGTACATGTGCATGAGAATCCGCAGGGGCAGCTCGCCGTCCTGTTCGAAGGCGTCGAGGCCCTTGTAGGCCTGATAGAGGGTCGAACCCATGGTCATGCCGATCTGGGCGCGGCCAGCCGCGAGAAGACGGCAGTTCTCGCGGGAGGCCGAGGTGGAACGGGACGTGGCCTTGACGCCGATGTCGGCCTTGGAGAGCACCTCGGCCATGGCGCCGCCGAGGGGATAGTAGGTGCCCCCGACACCGCCGGAGCCGATGGTCACGAAGGTGACGGCGAAGGCCGAACCGGCCATGGCGAAAAGGCCTGCAACGATCAGGGCAACAACGAGGCTCTTTTTCATTACGTTGTCTTCCTCCTTCTACCAGATGAGGTTTCCTGAAACGACGACACGCTCAGCGACAAACGGACAGGAACAGGCCCTCTTCGAGCCCTTGCTCAGGAAAGGAGCTTCTTCGACGCGGCGTCGAGCCCCTCTTCAAGCCTTTTGAGAATTTCGTCGATTTCGGCTGCCGTCGCGACGAGGGGCGGCGCGATGAGGAAGTTGTCCCCCTCGACGCCGTCGATCATGCCTCCGCCGGGGTAGATGACGAGCCCCCGTTCGAGGCATTCTTTCGTCGCCAGGGCGGAGGCGCCCCTGGGCTTGGGGAAAGGCGCGCGCGTCGCCCTGTCGGCGACGAGCTCGACTCCCCACATGAGTCCCTTGCCGCGGACCTCTCCCACCATGGGATTGGTCGCCTCGATCTTCCTGAGGCCTGTTGCGAGGCGCTCGCCCTGGGCGCGGGCGTTCTCGACGACATGGTGTTTTTTCATGTAGCGGAAGACGGCGGCCGTCGCCGCTCCGCTCAGGGGGTTGCCGTTATAGGTGTGGCCGTGAAGGAAGGCTCCGCTGCCGTCGCGAAGCGTCTCGGCGATGGCGTTTCTGACGATGATGCCTCCCGTGGGAACGTAGCCGGCGGCCATCCCCTTGGCGGTGACGATGATATCGGGCGTCACCTTCCAGTGGTCGACGCAGAAATTGGCTCCCGTGCGGCCGCAGCCCGTCATGACCTCGTCGGCGATGAGGAGGATGTCGTAACGGTCGCAGACCTCTCGGATCATGGGCCAGTACTCCTCGGGCGGCGTCAGGGCGCCGACGGTCGATCCCACGATGGGCTCGGCGATGAAGGCCGACACGTACTGGGGACCGATCCGTCGAATCGTCTTTTCCAGCTCCCTGGCGCAGAGGAGACCGCAGGAGGGATACGTCGCCTCGAAGGGACAGCGGTAGCAGTAATGGGCCGCGATCTTGGGCGCCTCGAGAAAGAGGGGGGAGAACAGGCGGCGGCGCGCCATGCTTCCGGCGAGGCCCATGGTGCCGATGGTGCTGCCGTGGTAGGAATTCCAGCGGGCGATGACCTGAGCCTTCGATGTGGTCGCTCCGTCGCGCTCGACGTAATACTGGCGGGCCAGCTTGACGGCCGACTCGATGGCCTCGCTGCCTCCGCTGACGAACCAGACGTAGTCCAGCCCCTCGGGAGCCATGGAGGCCACCTCCCGTGCCGCCTCCTCCGTCGCCTCCGTGCGCCACCGTGAGGGGTGGGCGAACTCGATCCTGCCGAGCTGGGCCGTGACGGCCTCGATGATCTCGGGACAGCCATGGCCCAGATTGGAGATGAGGGCGCCGCTGCAGCCGTCGATATACCGGCGACCGCTCTCATCTTCGAGATAGATGCCCTCGCCCTTGACGATGATGGGAGCCTGGGTCTTGAAACTGCGTGGAAGAACCTTTCCGTCCAAGGTAGATCAGCTCCTTGCCGCCACTATTGCATGCTTTGAAGTAATAGCGCCGTCTTTTTATAACCGTGCAGGATTTCCTGCATCAATTATATAGACGATAGTACCTTGTTGTCAAAAAAAGGCAAGGCTGACCATCCTTGATCTTTATTTTAATAGAGAACACGAGGGGGAGCCCCTGGGGCTCCCCCTCGTGTTCTCTCCGACGGTCCGTCTCAGTCGCGACGGACCGTCTCCTGGTAGATTTTGGCCTGGGCCCAGACCTCCTCCAGCCGCTGGAGACGTTCCGAGGCGAGAGGGCCGAGGCGATCCGTCACCCGCAGGAGAAGGGCATTGAGAAGGCCCAGGGGGATGACGAAGGAGTCGATGTAGGAAATGTGCGACGAGGGGACGGTGACGACATAGTCGGCCCCTTCGGCCAGGGGGCTCGAATGGGAGTCGGTGATGGCCGCCGTGAGGAGCCCCTGATCGTGGGCGAAGGCCAGACACTCGACGGTCTGCCTCGTGTAGCGGGGAAAGCTGATGCCGACGAAGAGGCTGCCCCTGCGGGCCGAGACGGCCTGCTCCTGGAAAAGATCGCCCTCCAGGCTGTGGACTTCAGGCAAAAACCAGGAGAGGTAGGTCCCGAAATAGGCCACGAGGGCACGGGCGCTTCGAAGGCCGATGAGGTAGACCGAGGGCGCCTCGCAGAGGGCCTGAGCCAGGGCCTCGATGGGGCCGTCGTCGAGGGAGGCCAGGGAGCTCAGCCCGCGCTGAAGATCCTGGCGCAGGACGGACTGGACGAGATTCGTCCCCTCGCCCATGGTCTGATAGAGCTGGAGACGTTCCAGGGCCGAAAGTTGGTCGCGCAGCGCCTCCTGAAGGGCGTTGCGCAGCTCGGGAAATCCGGGAAACCCCAAAGAGACGGCGAAGCGGATCACCGTCGATTCGC
The DNA window shown above is from Aminithiophilus ramosus and carries:
- a CDS encoding CoA transferase subunit A, producing the protein MSRKVIKPVLSAAEAVRSVKAGSRVMVGGFNYGGIPYSLVEALVEAGTGDLTLISNDTAYEDVGHGRLVARGQVKKVIASHVGLNKKTGKLFHDGLMELELCPQGTFVERIRAAGFGLGGFLTPTGVGTVVEEGKEVLEVEGRKYILELPLRADVAFVRAHKADRRGNLTYFGTNRNFNPAMAMAADYVVAEVDSVVEVGEIDPNDVVTPGILIDALVVKEDLYYAART
- a CDS encoding aspartate aminotransferase family protein, with product MDGKVLPRSFKTQAPIIVKGEGIYLEDESGRRYIDGCSGALISNLGHGCPEIIEAVTAQLGRIEFAHPSRWRTEATEEAAREVASMAPEGLDYVWFVSGGSEAIESAVKLARQYYVERDGATTSKAQVIARWNSYHGSTIGTMGLAGSMARRRLFSPLFLEAPKIAAHYCYRCPFEATYPSCGLLCARELEKTIRRIGPQYVSAFIAEPIVGSTVGALTPPEEYWPMIREVCDRYDILLIADEVMTGCGRTGANFCVDHWKVTPDIIVTAKGMAAGYVPTGGIIVRNAIAETLRDGSGAFLHGHTYNGNPLSGAATAAVFRYMKKHHVVENARAQGERLATGLRKIEATNPMVGEVRGKGLMWGVELVADRATRAPFPKPRGASALATKECLERGLVIYPGGGMIDGVEGDNFLIAPPLVATAAEIDEILKRLEEGLDAASKKLLS
- a CDS encoding chemotaxis protein CheX, which produces MAPDRRLPPANIRLEILTDLVQGAQRGLSQFVASLGHELSLDKASVLLSDQMPEGRIVAMLGYVGQLQGGLSLVLNEESFEVFFKALSGGFMEADLDNPIVVSAAGEMLNMIGGKMAIGLSERGYAMDLTPPQVFQGDTIRQAALPTNRRFILPYRIVGTGGKFFFTIMALRQADDIENPPPL
- a CDS encoding methylated-DNA--[protein]-cysteine S-methyltransferase; this translates as MSQIHLSSPVGIIRLKAVDEGLSEIHILRPGESPGGDSPSPLLERAREQMGGYFAGSLRVFDLPFALDGTDFQRLVWAALCEIPYGTTASYGEIARRIGRPRAVRAVGGANHNNPLAIVVPCHRVIGSDGSLVGYGGGLSVKQWLLDHERSHSLPR
- a CDS encoding TRAP transporter permease is translated as MADSVRIENTEPLLSPEAALPVEDVEGGKRRTLKGWQGYVVSGLALSASLFHLYTAAFGLLPAMHQRGIHWLFMGVLLFLLYPVAQGRPKDRIDIWDWLCAAVMAAGCLNIVLNWDAIAFREGLPIASDIYMGLAMIFLVLEGARRSMGWPLPIMAIIALVYALYGPYFPGLLAHGGFPLEEIAPFQYLRTDGIFGVPLGVSASFIFLFVLFGAFLSSSGAGQFFIDLAVALTGRSQGGPGKAAVVASGLMGTVSGSSCANAVTTGAFTIPLMKQSGYSSEFAGAIVAAASTGGQVMPPVMGAAAFIMAQFLGIAYWEIVVAAAIPATLYFISIMAMVHFRAGKKRMVKLDAEKLPKAKLILREGWHLLFPIVTLIIFLALGYSPVKAVFWSIVLLVAVSWMGKKEYRMTPRRVLDALINGAIGAIEVAAACACSGIVIGVIGITGVGLAFSSFVLSLSGGVLPLALMLTMVGSIILGMGVPTTAQYIITSTLAAPALAQMGVPMMSAHLFCLYFGVLADVTPPVALATYAASGISKSNPLKTGFTALVTAVAGFLVPYMFVYNPYLLLQGNPVMIVLGCATALVAIIALSAGVQGYFVTDLNLVERLAFLAVPFLIIYPSLVANGIAVAVVAAVFALQKARSPRKSLPASV
- a CDS encoding TAXI family TRAP transporter solute-binding subunit — translated: MKKSLVVALIVAGLFAMAGSAFAVTFVTIGSGGVGGTYYPLGGAMAEVLSKADIGVKATSRSTSASRENCRLLAAGRAQIGMTMGSTLYQAYKGLDAFEQDGELPLRILMHMYPAPHHLVTTTKTGITSFEDIRGKKISLGAPGGGDQVLTQMILAAAGIDPDKDINKQQLTQPEGVMALKDGNVDAVFWNFATPGSAVLEVSAVRDVVLVPLPQDLVDKVTAAHPFLFAYRIPKETYPGQTEDVLTVADGNFLAVNADMDEKLGYDLVKTLIEHREEFVKVTQQAAHFVPEEASVGIIPFTAGAAKYFKEQGFEVETK
- a CDS encoding 3-oxoacid CoA-transferase subunit B; the protein is MLPELNEDLVRNRIARRIAKEFGDGAVVNLGIGIPTLVSDYIPEEVRVIFQTENGVVGAGPAPEKPDLRFIGAGGRHLTLLPGSALVASDLSFGLIRGGHVDATVLGALEVSQEGDLANWMVPGKMVPGMGGAMDLVTGARQVIIATTHTTKKGEAKILKKCALPLTARGVVSLVVTEYAVFRVARGEMTLIEIAPDVSLEELKTVTEADYSVADPLPLMQGTEEE
- a CDS encoding MurR/RpiR family transcriptional regulator produces the protein MLWERIKSRLERLPSGQQAVARFLLTRPREAAFLTAAQLGEQVGVSESTVIRFAVSLGFPGFPELRNALQEALRDQLSALERLQLYQTMGEGTNLVQSVLRQDLQRGLSSLASLDDGPIEALAQALCEAPSVYLIGLRSARALVAYFGTYLSWFLPEVHSLEGDLFQEQAVSARRGSLFVGISFPRYTRQTVECLAFAHDQGLLTAAITDSHSSPLAEGADYVVTVPSSHISYIDSFVIPLGLLNALLLRVTDRLGPLASERLQRLEEVWAQAKIYQETVRRD
- a CDS encoding class I SAM-dependent methyltransferase, which produces MPGSTASTERALASLPSLEGEVWTLDIGCGPGSATKVLLQALAGPLFALDIHRPYLDRLVLEALEAGLSHRLTVVEGDMASMPFPEASFDLIWSEGAVYVVGFERGLTLWRPLLREGGFMALSDAVYLVDSPSPEVGRFWGEEYPTMTTVDETLLRARRAGFDVLDHFVLPREDWCDYYLPLEARLDFLEGEYEGDEAMETAIAAERREIDLWRRHGDEVGYAFFVLRRRP
- a CDS encoding thiolase family protein; protein product: MARVVILSACRTAGGKFGGGLSRFEASDLGGFAVAEAVSRSGLTGEVIDEVILGNGWQAGVGANPARIALYKGGLPQSVPAFTVNIRCGSGIRTMMLGSDRIRLGDAKAVVVGGMESASNVPYLLPDARWGFRMGEKKALDVLHRDGFLCPVAGKLMGEATEALVEELSITREEQDAFALDSHRKAARAMDQGFFDEEIFPLTYRDRKKGDIVLDRDEIPRADTTEEALSKLPAIFKKGGTITAGSSSALCDAASALVIADGDWAQSQGLRPLAEIVGYASAALEAERFGLGPTLAMPKALARAGLAMEDMDLIEINEAFAAQVIACHRVMPFDRERLNVHGGAIALGHPIGASGAKIVTTLLYALRRRKGELGIASACIGGGQGVALVVRCLG